In Flavobacterium sp. N1736, the following are encoded in one genomic region:
- a CDS encoding DUF58 domain-containing protein: MKIETEIEKVSSFQHLEMLANQVVEGFISGMHKSPFHGFSAEFAEHKVYNAGESTKHIDWKLFAKTDRLYTKRFEEETNMRCHIIVDNSSSMHYPELKSNQPFYEKKIGFAVLASAVLMNILKKQRDAVGLSVFSDNYEYYAPEKGSDRHHRMLLNKLEQLLEQPKVKKTTDTITYLHQIAEKMHRRSMIVLFTDMFQSEDDEKLFNALQHLKHNKHKVVLFHVVDNETELKFDFDNTPRKFIDLESGEEVSIFADNVKAEYEKRAEDYFKKLALTCAKNQIKYVPVNVGDNFEKILTTYLVEKQNFG, from the coding sequence ATGAAAATTGAAACGGAAATAGAGAAAGTCTCCAGTTTTCAGCATCTCGAAATGCTGGCAAATCAGGTTGTAGAAGGTTTTATATCCGGAATGCATAAAAGTCCGTTTCATGGATTTTCAGCTGAATTTGCTGAACATAAAGTTTATAATGCCGGAGAAAGCACCAAACATATCGACTGGAAATTATTTGCCAAAACCGATCGTTTGTACACCAAACGTTTTGAGGAAGAAACCAATATGCGCTGTCATATTATTGTCGATAATTCGTCGTCAATGCATTATCCGGAACTGAAATCGAATCAGCCTTTTTATGAAAAAAAGATTGGTTTTGCGGTTTTGGCATCAGCAGTTTTAATGAATATTTTAAAGAAACAGCGTGACGCCGTTGGTTTAAGCGTTTTCTCAGACAATTATGAATATTATGCTCCCGAAAAAGGAAGCGATCGCCATCATAGAATGCTGCTCAATAAATTAGAACAATTATTAGAACAGCCAAAAGTTAAAAAAACCACCGACACAATTACATATTTGCATCAAATTGCAGAGAAAATGCATCGCCGTTCGATGATTGTTTTGTTTACAGATATGTTTCAGTCTGAAGATGATGAGAAATTATTTAATGCCTTACAGCATTTAAAACACAACAAACATAAAGTCGTTTTATTTCATGTTGTAGATAATGAAACAGAGCTTAAATTTGATTTTGATAATACGCCAAGAAAATTTATCGACTTAGAATCTGGCGAAGAAGTATCGATTTTTGCCGATAATGTAAAAGCAGAATATGAAAAAAGGGCAGAAGATTACTTTAAAAAACTGGCTTTAACCTGCGCAAAGAACCAAATTAAGTACGTTCCGGTAAATGTAGGCGACAATTTTGAAAAAATACTGACTACATATTTAGTTGAAAAACAAAACTTTGGCTAA
- a CDS encoding energy transducer TonB: protein MSKEEIIDKLEKGGPEVVEINLFAEKYKAIKAENGIYKTADLIDKPTYPGGMQEFYKFVGKNFKVPKTPDNVLLKGKIFVSFIVQKDGSLSDLKVLKDLGFSTGEEALRVLKLSQNWIPGKLDGKPVAAQYSLPISIQSAD, encoded by the coding sequence TTGTCGAAAGAAGAGATTATCGACAAACTTGAAAAAGGAGGTCCCGAAGTTGTAGAAATTAATCTGTTTGCCGAAAAATATAAAGCAATAAAAGCAGAAAACGGAATATATAAAACGGCTGATTTAATTGACAAACCTACCTATCCAGGCGGAATGCAAGAGTTTTATAAGTTTGTTGGAAAAAATTTTAAAGTCCCAAAAACGCCTGATAATGTACTCTTGAAAGGAAAAATATTTGTTAGCTTTATTGTGCAAAAAGATGGTTCATTATCTGATTTAAAAGTACTTAAAGATCTTGGTTTTAGCACTGGTGAAGAAGCATTAAGAGTATTAAAATTATCTCAAAACTGGATTCCCGGTAAACTAGACGGTAAACCAGTAGCAGCTCAATATAGTTTACCGATAAGTATTCAATCGGCTGACTAA
- a CDS encoding M56 family metallopeptidase gives MINYLLKSGILLLIFYAVYKLWLENEKMFRFNRAYLLFSLVFSFVIPLQLISFRQTTSNKIALFQLNELVIQKSTKNLEKISSNDFVLVFIGVVYSFIVLLLIARFFLNLYSFYKRIKNSEVQFIAGEKIIVVDEPILPHSFWKSIFINKNAFENSKIPLELIAHEKAHLKQKHTLDVLFIEVLQIVFWFNPLLVFYKKAIKLNHEFLADEAVNKQFGAVKSYQSLLLDFVSNKNTISLASNINYLITKKRLLMMTKKESPIAVVFKTCTICAVYVLLLFVFSTKTIAQEINNKADVKEKDLYVLEDVEKMPEFPGGMNEFYKFIGKNFKMPAEIGKNKIEGKAYMQFIIEKDGSLSDIKTLKDLGYGIGDEAIRVLKLSPKWTAATQQGKAVRVMYSLPITIQTEK, from the coding sequence ATGATAAACTATCTTTTAAAATCCGGAATACTTCTCTTGATTTTTTATGCAGTATATAAATTATGGTTAGAAAACGAAAAAATGTTTCGCTTTAATCGGGCTTATTTGCTTTTTAGTTTGGTTTTTAGTTTTGTGATTCCGTTGCAATTAATTTCATTTCGCCAAACCACTTCTAATAAAATTGCCTTATTTCAGCTGAATGAATTAGTGATTCAGAAAAGCACCAAAAATCTGGAAAAAATTTCCAGTAATGACTTTGTACTTGTTTTTATTGGTGTTGTTTACAGTTTTATAGTTTTGTTATTAATAGCTCGATTTTTCCTGAATTTATATTCGTTTTATAAGAGAATAAAAAACAGTGAAGTGCAATTTATAGCAGGAGAAAAAATAATTGTAGTCGACGAACCAATTTTGCCACACTCCTTTTGGAAATCAATTTTTATCAATAAAAATGCATTCGAAAACAGTAAAATTCCATTAGAATTAATTGCACATGAAAAAGCACATTTAAAACAAAAACATACTTTAGATGTTCTATTTATCGAAGTTTTACAAATTGTTTTTTGGTTTAATCCATTGCTTGTGTTTTACAAAAAAGCCATTAAACTTAATCACGAGTTTTTAGCTGATGAAGCTGTAAACAAACAATTTGGCGCTGTTAAAAGCTACCAAAGTCTTTTGTTGGATTTTGTTTCTAATAAAAATACCATTTCGCTTGCCAGTAATATTAATTATTTAATCACTAAAAAACGTTTACTTATGATGACCAAAAAAGAATCTCCGATTGCAGTTGTATTTAAAACATGTACCATATGTGCAGTTTATGTTTTATTGTTGTTTGTTTTTAGTACGAAAACAATAGCGCAAGAAATAAATAACAAAGCTGATGTTAAAGAAAAAGATCTTTACGTACTGGAAGATGTTGAAAAAATGCCTGAATTTCCGGGTGGCATGAACGAGTTTTATAAATTTATTGGCAAAAATTTTAAAATGCCTGCTGAAATTGGAAAAAATAAGATTGAAGGAAAAGCGTACATGCAATTCATCATTGAAAAAGATGGAAGTTTGTCAGATATTAAAACCTTAAAAGATCTTGGTTATGGAATTGGTGACGAGGCAATTCGTGTTTTAAAGCTTTCTCCAAAATGGACCGCTGCAACTCAACAAGGAAAAGCCGTTCGGGTGATGTATAGTTTGCCAATAACAATTCAGACGGAGAAATAA
- a CDS encoding Panacea domain-containing protein, with the protein MTKALKLLYIIDETSIKETGSPITWLDYKVWEMGPVAVDIYNEIKRNEIICYQGKELTVSEYITLNVVDNIGREEIYLKPKVNFNDKIFNKYELNLLEATVFKFGNWSAQDLIKYLHEENSLWHKTVKEHNLEEVFATGKKRTNYSIEFTELIQDNPILSLANKASFEALEFQQRLADYGEK; encoded by the coding sequence ATGACAAAGGCTTTAAAATTACTTTATATTATAGACGAAACTTCTATTAAAGAGACAGGTTCACCTATTACCTGGCTAGATTATAAAGTTTGGGAAATGGGACCGGTTGCGGTCGATATTTACAATGAAATTAAAAGAAACGAAATTATTTGTTATCAAGGTAAAGAATTGACTGTTAGCGAATACATTACTTTAAATGTCGTAGATAATATAGGCAGAGAAGAAATATATCTAAAACCTAAGGTTAATTTTAATGATAAGATATTTAATAAATATGAATTAAATCTACTTGAAGCTACAGTTTTTAAATTTGGAAATTGGAGTGCACAAGATTTAATTAAATATCTTCATGAAGAAAACTCTTTGTGGCACAAAACAGTAAAGGAACACAACTTAGAAGAGGTTTTTGCTACAGGAAAAAAGAGAACAAATTACTCCATAGAATTTACAGAGTTAATTCAAGATAATCCTATTCTATCATTAGCAAATAAAGCGTCATTTGAAGCTTTAGAATTTCAACAACGCCTAGCAGATTATGGCGAAAAATGA
- a CDS encoding saccharopine dehydrogenase family protein — MRSILIFGAGRSASSLIRYLLSKSESENLHLIVADLSLALAEKKTQNHPNATPIALNIFDTEERKAAIEKASIVISMLPAYLHIEIAQDCLEFKKHLVTASYISDAMQALDEEAKKNNLIFMNEIGLDPGIDHMSAMKVIDEIRAKGGKMLLFESFCGGLVAPESDNNLWNYKFTWAPRNVVLAGQGGAAKFVQEGTYKYIPYGTLFRRTEFLEVEGYGKFEAYSNRDSLKYRSIYGLDDILTLYRGTIRRVGFSKAWNMFVQLGMTDDSYIMEDSENMSYRQFTNSFLPYHPTDSVEIKTRLILKIDQDDIMWDKLLELDLFNPDKKVNLPNATPAQILEKILSDNWTLEPDDKDMIVMYHKFGYELDGEKKQIDSKMVCIGDDQTYTAMAKTVGLPVAMATLLILNRKITTPGVQLPINKEVYLPILKELEEYGVIFNEQTMPYFGYNPDLF, encoded by the coding sequence ATGAGAAGCATTTTAATTTTCGGAGCCGGAAGATCAGCATCTTCATTAATACGATATTTGTTATCAAAGTCAGAAAGTGAAAATCTGCATCTGATTGTAGCGGATTTGTCTTTGGCTCTAGCCGAAAAAAAGACACAAAATCATCCAAACGCAACTCCAATTGCTTTAAATATTTTTGATACCGAGGAAAGAAAAGCCGCAATCGAGAAAGCTTCAATTGTTATATCGATGCTGCCGGCTTATTTACATATTGAAATTGCGCAGGATTGTTTAGAATTTAAAAAACATCTCGTTACAGCATCTTACATAAGCGACGCCATGCAGGCACTTGATGAAGAAGCTAAGAAAAACAACCTTATTTTCATGAACGAAATTGGGCTTGATCCAGGAATTGATCATATGAGTGCGATGAAAGTAATTGACGAAATTAGGGCAAAAGGCGGTAAAATGTTACTTTTTGAATCTTTTTGCGGCGGACTTGTTGCTCCGGAATCTGACAATAATTTATGGAATTACAAATTTACATGGGCGCCAAGAAATGTTGTTTTGGCTGGACAAGGCGGTGCTGCCAAATTTGTTCAGGAAGGCACTTATAAATATATTCCATACGGAACTTTATTTCGCAGAACTGAGTTTCTTGAAGTCGAGGGTTACGGAAAATTCGAAGCTTATTCCAACAGAGATTCGCTTAAATACAGATCAATTTATGGCTTAGATGATATTTTGACTTTATACAGAGGAACAATTCGAAGAGTTGGTTTTTCAAAAGCATGGAATATGTTTGTACAATTAGGCATGACTGATGACAGCTACATTATGGAAGATTCTGAAAACATGAGTTACCGCCAGTTTACAAACTCTTTTTTACCGTATCATCCAACAGATTCTGTTGAAATTAAAACACGATTGATTTTAAAAATTGATCAGGACGATATTATGTGGGATAAACTTTTGGAACTTGATTTATTTAATCCTGACAAAAAAGTAAATCTGCCAAATGCAACTCCTGCACAAATATTAGAAAAAATACTTTCAGACAACTGGACTCTTGAACCGGATGATAAAGATATGATTGTGATGTACCATAAATTCGGTTATGAATTAGATGGTGAAAAAAAACAAATCGACTCAAAAATGGTTTGTATTGGCGACGATCAAACGTATACTGCAATGGCAAAAACGGTTGGATTGCCCGTTGCAATGGCGACATTGTTGATTTTGAATAGAAAAATAACAACTCCCGGCGTTCAGCTTCCTATAAATAAAGAAGTGTATTTGCCTATTTTAAAAGAATTAGAAGAGTATGGCGTTATTTTTAACGAACAAACCATGCCTTATTTTGGCTATAATCCTGATCTTTTCTAG
- a CDS encoding BlaI/MecI/CopY family transcriptional regulator, with the protein MQLSNSEEQLMEHLWKLEKAFMKDLLEAYPEPKPATTTVATLLKRMIDKKFVAYNEFGNSREYYPLVKKTVYFSKHVNGLISNFFNNSASQFASFFTKETNLSTSELEELKKIIDSEIQKKKK; encoded by the coding sequence ATGCAATTATCAAATTCAGAAGAGCAATTAATGGAACATCTTTGGAAGCTTGAAAAAGCTTTTATGAAAGATTTACTCGAAGCTTATCCCGAACCAAAGCCTGCAACAACAACCGTTGCGACGCTTTTAAAACGAATGATTGATAAGAAATTCGTTGCGTATAACGAATTTGGAAATTCTCGGGAATATTATCCGTTGGTAAAAAAAACAGTTTATTTCTCGAAGCATGTAAACGGATTAATCAGCAACTTTTTTAATAATTCGGCATCACAATTTGCTTCGTTTTTTACGAAGGAAACGAATTTATCAACTTCAGAATTAGAAGAACTCAAGAAAATAATCGATTCAGAAATTCAAAAAAAGAAAAAATGA
- a CDS encoding helix-turn-helix domain-containing protein — MKNKSCDFWNMDISEETFISNLGIHIRQLREKKGLSQQALADDCDIRKTQIGRIERAEINTTVKTLVKIANALDIEPKELFDFSTK; from the coding sequence ATGAAAAATAAATCTTGTGACTTTTGGAATATGGATATTTCAGAAGAAACTTTTATTTCAAACCTAGGGATTCACATTAGACAATTACGTGAAAAGAAAGGTTTATCTCAACAAGCTTTAGCTGATGATTGTGATATCCGTAAAACTCAAATTGGCAGAATAGAAAGAGCTGAAATAAATACAACTGTAAAAACTCTTGTGAAAATTGCAAATGCTTTAGATATTGAACCTAAAGAATTGTTTGATTTTTCTACTAAATAA
- a CDS encoding DUF423 domain-containing protein translates to MKRKIILTGAFIGMLAIILGAFGAHLLKKYLSVEQLVTFETGVRYQMYHAFFLFFLSTRKELSPKALKTIYNLVVAGVILFSGSIYLLATKNLTVFDSKIIVFATPLGGFLLILAWLGLFISILKQKS, encoded by the coding sequence ATGAAAAGAAAAATTATCCTTACTGGTGCTTTTATAGGAATGTTAGCTATTATTTTAGGGGCTTTTGGCGCTCATTTGCTAAAAAAATATTTATCGGTTGAGCAATTGGTTACTTTCGAAACCGGTGTTCGCTATCAAATGTATCACGCTTTCTTTTTGTTTTTTCTTTCAACCCGAAAAGAGCTTTCCCCAAAAGCATTAAAAACTATTTATAATTTAGTAGTTGCGGGTGTAATTTTATTTAGTGGATCTATCTATTTATTAGCTACAAAAAATCTTACTGTTTTTGATTCAAAAATTATCGTATTCGCAACACCTTTAGGTGGATTTTTATTAATTCTTGCTTGGTTGGGATTATTCATTAGTATTTTGAAGCAAAAATCATAA
- a CDS encoding dipeptidase: MENIKSYVQQHKDRFINELIELLKIPSVSADTAYSQDVIDTAEAVKESLSKAGCDLVEVCDTPGYPIIYGEKIIDPNLPTVLVYGHYDVQPPDPMELWTSPPFEPVIKNTEIHPEGAIFARGACDDKGQMYMHVKALELMVQTNTLPCNVKFMIEGEEEVGSKSLSWFVERNQEKLKNDVILISDTGMISNQQPSITTGLRGLSYVEVEVTGPNRDLHSGLYGGAVANPINVLAKMIASLHDEDNHITIPGFYDKVQELSTAERAEMAKAPFSLEKYKKALDLNDVYGEKGYVTNERNSIRPTLDVNGIWGGYQGEGAKTVIASKAFAKISMRLVPNQDWEEITELFSKHFVSIAPAGVTVKVTPHHGGQGYVTPIDSIGYKAANMAYTETFGVPAIPVRSGGSIPIVALFEKELKSKTILMGFGLDSDAIHSPNEHFGIFNYLKGIETIPLFYKYFVELSK, from the coding sequence ATGGAAAATATAAAGTCGTACGTTCAACAACATAAAGATCGGTTTATCAACGAATTGATCGAATTATTAAAAATTCCGTCGGTAAGTGCTGACACTGCATATTCACAAGATGTTATCGATACTGCCGAAGCTGTAAAAGAAAGTTTATCAAAAGCAGGCTGCGATTTAGTCGAAGTTTGCGATACTCCGGGCTATCCAATTATTTATGGAGAGAAAATAATCGACCCAAATTTACCTACCGTTTTAGTTTACGGTCATTATGATGTTCAACCGCCGGATCCAATGGAATTATGGACATCGCCACCATTTGAACCAGTTATTAAAAACACAGAAATTCATCCAGAAGGCGCAATTTTTGCCCGTGGAGCTTGTGATGATAAAGGGCAAATGTACATGCATGTAAAAGCGTTAGAACTTATGGTTCAAACGAATACATTGCCTTGTAACGTAAAATTCATGATCGAAGGTGAAGAAGAAGTTGGTTCAAAAAGTTTAAGCTGGTTTGTAGAACGCAATCAGGAAAAACTAAAAAACGACGTTATTCTAATTTCAGATACCGGAATGATCTCTAATCAACAACCCTCGATTACAACAGGTTTACGTGGTTTGAGCTATGTTGAGGTCGAAGTTACGGGTCCAAATCGTGATTTACATTCGGGATTATATGGTGGAGCAGTGGCGAACCCAATTAATGTTTTGGCAAAAATGATCGCTTCTTTGCATGACGAAGACAATCATATTACGATTCCTGGTTTCTACGATAAAGTTCAGGAATTATCGACAGCAGAAAGAGCAGAAATGGCAAAAGCACCTTTCAGTTTAGAAAAATATAAAAAAGCCTTAGACCTAAACGATGTTTACGGCGAAAAAGGATATGTAACCAACGAGCGCAATTCGATTCGTCCAACATTAGACGTAAACGGAATTTGGGGCGGATATCAGGGTGAAGGTGCAAAAACGGTTATTGCGAGCAAAGCTTTTGCTAAAATCTCGATGCGTTTGGTTCCAAATCAGGATTGGGAAGAAATCACAGAACTTTTCTCAAAACACTTCGTAAGCATTGCGCCGGCCGGAGTTACCGTAAAAGTAACGCCGCATCACGGAGGTCAGGGTTATGTTACGCCAATCGATAGCATTGGTTATAAAGCGGCAAATATGGCGTATACAGAAACTTTTGGAGTTCCTGCAATTCCGGTGCGTTCCGGAGGAAGTATTCCGATTGTTGCTTTATTTGAAAAAGAATTAAAAAGCAAAACTATTTTGATGGGATTTGGTTTGGATTCTGACGCAATTCACTCGCCAAACGAACATTTCGGAATCTTCAATTACCTAAAAGGAATCGAAACTATTCCATTGTTTTACAAATATTTTGTAGAGCTTTCTAAGTAG
- a CDS encoding M1 family aminopeptidase: MKIFYSFLCIFTIVTIGFSQSKQKRNLVLENGVSEELAVFRKQQISNVSYGLSFEIPEKKDQEINSDLILDLTLSDLSKPLYLDFKEKIQNIKSIEANGKNVAIIHEKGHIVISAESLTLGKNTITISFIAGNLSLNRNDDYLYTLLVPDRASTLFPCFDQPDIKATYKLSLTVPKDWLVLAGADIKEKTEKGEFIHYTFIESNKMSTYLFSFVAGKFKSTTQKPGNREMTMLYRENNPEKLQTSTDTIFKLHQQSLEFLEKYTNYKFPFQKLDFASIPEFQYGGMEHVGAIQYKESALFLDNTATDELKLSRAKLIAHETSHMWFGDLVTMKWFDDVWMKEVFANFMADKIMNPIFPKINHNLQFFTTHYSGAFAEDRSLGTHPIRQHLANLKDAGSLYGSIIYNKAPIMMRQLEATMGKEAFRKGIEKYIKKYANDNADWNNLVEILDDETPLDMKKWSDVWVNKSGRAIFSDKIEYDAKNQIKKVEIIQKAEDKSKNIWPQVFQIGFVYADNVKVIDVNVKGKITIEKEAIGLKKPLNIIYNYNGFGYAVFPLDGDNLNYISTLKDEVARASSYSNLYENMLTGNVSPKKAFDCFLKGIQTEENELVLKILTNNASAVFWKFLTEKQQNTTQKQFEDIVYNRLQTNLPGNIKKTLFNLFSSIAYSDSGKEKLYQIWNKETVIVNLKLNEDDYTNIAMNLAIFKHEKADEILNKAQKAITNPDRQKRFEFLLPSLSKEESVRNAFMESLKEEKNREKETWVLSALANIHHPLRQESAQKHLRFSLDLTEEIQRTGDIFFPKDWLSGTIGRYSSKYAFDEVQRFLKENPNFSPILKRKLFQATDALYRAQNIKKETE; this comes from the coding sequence ATGAAAATTTTTTACAGCTTTCTTTGCATTTTTACAATCGTAACAATTGGTTTTTCCCAATCCAAACAAAAAAGAAATCTTGTTTTAGAAAATGGTGTTTCAGAGGAATTAGCTGTTTTTCGTAAGCAGCAAATTTCAAATGTTTCGTACGGATTATCTTTTGAAATTCCGGAGAAAAAAGATCAGGAAATCAACTCTGATTTAATCCTTGACCTTACTTTATCAGATTTGAGTAAACCTTTATATTTAGATTTTAAAGAGAAAATCCAAAACATAAAATCAATTGAAGCAAACGGAAAAAATGTTGCAATTATTCACGAAAAAGGACATATTGTTATTTCTGCTGAAAGCTTGACTTTAGGCAAAAATACAATTACAATTTCTTTTATCGCCGGCAATTTGTCTTTAAACCGCAACGATGATTATTTATACACTTTATTAGTTCCGGATCGTGCGAGTACGTTGTTTCCGTGTTTTGATCAGCCGGATATAAAAGCCACTTATAAATTGAGTTTAACGGTTCCGAAAGATTGGTTGGTTTTGGCTGGAGCCGATATAAAAGAGAAGACAGAAAAAGGTGAATTTATCCATTACACTTTTATAGAATCAAACAAAATGAGTACGTATTTGTTCTCGTTTGTGGCCGGAAAATTTAAAAGTACAACTCAAAAGCCCGGCAATAGAGAAATGACAATGCTGTATCGCGAAAACAATCCCGAAAAACTTCAGACAAGTACCGATACTATTTTTAAATTACATCAACAATCATTAGAATTTTTAGAAAAATATACCAATTATAAATTCCCGTTTCAGAAGTTGGATTTTGCTTCGATTCCTGAATTTCAATATGGCGGAATGGAACATGTTGGCGCAATTCAATACAAAGAATCGGCTTTGTTTTTAGACAATACCGCGACTGACGAATTAAAATTAAGCCGTGCCAAATTAATCGCACACGAAACTTCGCATATGTGGTTTGGCGATTTAGTTACCATGAAATGGTTTGACGATGTGTGGATGAAAGAAGTGTTTGCCAATTTTATGGCAGACAAAATCATGAATCCTATTTTTCCGAAAATCAATCATAATCTGCAATTTTTTACGACGCATTATTCTGGGGCTTTCGCCGAAGATCGATCATTGGGAACACATCCGATAAGGCAACATTTAGCCAATTTGAAAGACGCGGGTTCGCTTTACGGAAGTATAATCTACAATAAAGCGCCCATTATGATGCGTCAGCTTGAAGCTACAATGGGAAAAGAAGCTTTCAGGAAAGGAATTGAAAAATACATTAAAAAATATGCCAACGACAATGCCGACTGGAATAATCTCGTAGAAATTCTTGATGACGAAACGCCGCTTGACATGAAAAAATGGAGTGACGTTTGGGTTAACAAATCAGGAAGAGCGATTTTCTCAGATAAGATAGAATACGATGCTAAAAACCAAATTAAAAAAGTTGAAATAATTCAAAAAGCAGAAGATAAATCAAAAAATATCTGGCCTCAGGTTTTTCAAATTGGATTTGTTTATGCAGATAATGTCAAAGTCATTGATGTTAATGTAAAAGGTAAAATAACGATTGAAAAAGAAGCAATTGGACTTAAAAAACCGCTGAATATTATTTATAATTATAATGGTTTTGGCTACGCCGTTTTTCCGCTTGACGGAGATAATTTAAATTATATCTCAACGTTGAAAGATGAGGTTGCAAGAGCTTCCAGCTACAGTAATCTTTATGAAAATATGCTAACCGGAAATGTTTCGCCTAAAAAAGCTTTTGATTGTTTTTTAAAAGGAATTCAAACGGAAGAAAACGAATTGGTTTTAAAAATACTAACAAATAATGCGAGTGCGGTTTTTTGGAAATTTCTAACAGAAAAACAACAAAATACAACTCAGAAACAATTTGAAGATATAGTTTACAATCGTTTACAAACCAATTTGCCGGGAAATATCAAAAAAACATTGTTTAATTTATTTAGTTCAATCGCTTATTCTGATTCAGGAAAAGAAAAATTATATCAGATTTGGAACAAGGAAACTGTGATCGTGAATTTGAAATTAAACGAAGATGATTACACTAATATCGCCATGAATTTGGCTATCTTTAAGCATGAAAAAGCAGATGAAATTCTGAATAAAGCACAAAAAGCAATAACAAATCCGGACAGACAAAAGCGATTTGAGTTTTTATTGCCTTCATTATCAAAAGAAGAATCGGTTCGCAATGCTTTTATGGAATCTTTAAAAGAAGAAAAAAACAGAGAAAAAGAAACTTGGGTTTTGTCTGCCTTAGCCAATATTCACCATCCTTTGCGTCAGGAAAGTGCTCAAAAACATCTTAGATTTTCATTAGATTTGACAGAAGAAATTCAGCGAACCGGAGATATATTTTTCCCGAAAGACTGGTTAAGCGGAACAATTGGTCGTTATTCTTCGAAATATGCTTTTGATGAAGTGCAGAGATTCTTAAAAGAAAACCCTAATTTTAGTCCGATATTAAAACGAAAATTATTTCAGGCGACAGACGCTTTATATCGCGCACAAAATATTAAAAAAGAAACCGAATGA